The Micromonospora sp. NBC_00421 genome contains a region encoding:
- a CDS encoding peptidylprolyl isomerase yields MSSEPRPFAAGSRAHGRLARLVGAALASAALVVVGGTAAVAAPADGPSAARTTKGPCAYTSTPDEPAARPVPLPPDPRRTPDHGTVRVTLRTNQGPIGLTLDREQAPCTVQSFLHLARHRFYDWTPCHRLTAYPTLKVLQCGDPSGSGEGGPGYRYRDELPTDLPPAPTDPTGVRRLYARGTLAMANAGPDTNGSQFFLVQSDSALRPNYTVFGSIDAAGLATLDRIAAGGIAPTAEDPAPVDGAPALPVQIHRAIRGH; encoded by the coding sequence GTGTCGAGTGAACCCCGACCGTTCGCCGCCGGGTCGCGTGCCCACGGCCGGCTGGCCCGCCTCGTCGGGGCGGCGCTGGCCTCGGCCGCGCTGGTCGTCGTCGGTGGCACCGCGGCCGTCGCCGCGCCGGCCGACGGGCCGAGCGCCGCCCGGACCACGAAGGGGCCGTGCGCGTACACCTCCACGCCCGACGAGCCGGCGGCCCGGCCGGTCCCGCTACCGCCGGACCCGCGACGGACGCCGGACCACGGCACGGTCCGGGTCACCCTGCGCACCAACCAGGGGCCGATCGGGCTGACCCTGGACCGGGAGCAGGCCCCGTGCACCGTGCAGAGCTTCCTGCACCTGGCCCGGCACCGGTTCTACGACTGGACGCCCTGCCACCGGCTGACCGCCTACCCGACGTTGAAGGTGCTCCAGTGCGGCGACCCGTCCGGGTCCGGTGAGGGCGGGCCGGGCTACCGCTACCGCGACGAACTACCCACCGACCTGCCGCCCGCGCCGACCGACCCCACCGGGGTCCGCCGGCTCTACGCCCGGGGCACCCTGGCCATGGCCAACGCCGGGCCGGACACCAACGGCAGTCAGTTCTTCCTGGTCCAGTCGGATTCGGCGCTGCGGCCCAACTACACCGTGTTCGGCAGCATCGACGCGGCCGGGCTGGCCACCCTGGACCGGATCGCCGCCGGTGGTATCGCACCCACCGCCGAGGACCCGGCGCCGGTCGACGGCGCCCCGGCCCTCCCGGTGCAGATCCACCGCGCCATCCGGGGCCACTGA
- a CDS encoding D-alanyl-D-alanine carboxypeptidase family protein, which yields MRVRGRTAAVIAALLLSPVGAPAGAVAAPGAVAAPGAVAAPGAVITGPCAAVPAASRPPRPVPPRADPTARAVGGPALATEALVRPAGTPAPPAVPAASWVVADLDSGDVLGGCGPHEYATPASVQKLLLAATVLPKLDPQQVVTLTDGDLDIEPGSSAVGFAEGGRYRIETLWLGLLLKSGNEAANALARLGGGPDGLPGGLRAMNAHARQLGALQTHAVTPSGLDGPGQFTSAYDLALIARACFADATFRRYDTTREATIPAQPALGEKAFPIQNDNQLLYRYPGALGGKTGFTDLARHTYVGAAERGGRRLVVTLLGAEVVDKRGWEQGAALLDWGFGVPRGAAVGRLVNPGELTAGPSGTATATATPPPLAAAGGPSRLDPAGHPWSRPLVAVSLAAVVAGLAGLLLALRHRPHDIRRRR from the coding sequence GTGAGAGTTCGGGGACGTACCGCCGCTGTCATCGCTGCCCTCCTGCTGTCGCCGGTCGGCGCGCCCGCCGGTGCGGTGGCCGCTCCCGGTGCCGTGGCCGCTCCCGGTGCGGTGGCCGCTCCCGGTGCGGTGATCACCGGGCCGTGCGCGGCCGTGCCGGCGGCGTCCCGGCCACCCCGGCCGGTGCCGCCGCGCGCGGATCCCACCGCCCGTGCGGTCGGCGGTCCGGCCCTGGCCACCGAGGCGCTGGTACGCCCCGCCGGGACGCCCGCACCGCCCGCCGTGCCGGCCGCCTCCTGGGTGGTCGCCGACCTGGACAGCGGCGACGTGCTCGGCGGCTGCGGACCACACGAGTACGCCACCCCGGCCAGCGTGCAGAAGCTACTGCTCGCCGCCACCGTGCTGCCGAAACTCGACCCCCAGCAGGTGGTCACCCTCACCGACGGCGACCTCGACATCGAGCCCGGCAGCTCCGCCGTGGGTTTCGCCGAGGGTGGCCGGTACCGGATCGAGACCCTCTGGCTGGGCCTGCTGCTCAAGTCCGGCAACGAGGCGGCGAACGCGCTGGCCCGCCTCGGCGGTGGCCCGGACGGGCTGCCCGGCGGGTTGCGGGCGATGAACGCACACGCCCGGCAGCTCGGCGCGTTGCAGACCCACGCGGTGACCCCGTCCGGGCTGGACGGGCCGGGCCAGTTCACCAGCGCGTACGACCTGGCACTGATCGCCCGCGCCTGCTTCGCCGACGCCACCTTCCGCCGCTACGACACCACCCGGGAGGCGACGATCCCCGCCCAGCCGGCGCTCGGCGAGAAGGCCTTCCCGATCCAGAACGACAACCAGCTGCTCTACCGCTACCCGGGGGCGCTGGGCGGGAAGACCGGTTTCACCGACCTGGCCCGGCACACCTACGTCGGGGCCGCCGAGCGTGGCGGACGGCGGCTGGTGGTCACCCTGCTCGGTGCGGAGGTCGTCGACAAGCGGGGCTGGGAACAGGGCGCGGCCCTGCTCGACTGGGGCTTCGGGGTGCCCCGGGGCGCGGCGGTGGGCCGACTGGTCAACCCGGGCGAGCTGACCGCTGGCCCGTCCGGGACCGCCACTGCCACCGCCACCCCGCCCCCGCTGGCCGCCGCCGGTGGTCCGAGCCGGCTCGACCCGGCCGGTCACCCCTGGTCACGTCCGCTGGTCGCGGTCTCCCTGGCCGCCGTCGTGGCCGGACTCGCCGGGCTGCTGCTCGCCCTTCGCCACCGACCCCACGACATCCGCCGACGGCGGTGA